In Dysgonomonas mossii, the genomic window TTCCTTTATTTTCATTGTTGTATTAAATAATGCACGAAGACCTCTAAAATAGAAATCGACAGTTTGAGGTTTATCTGGGTGTTTTTCATGTAGCCATTCAATATATGATTCAACCCACTCCTTGTTTAACTCTTGCAAAGTAAAGGATTCGCTTTGTTCCCCAAGATAAACACTTAATTTATTTACAAAACTTACATAGTTAGCAACCGTATGATATCGACCGCCTTCTTTATTGTTTTCGACGATTTCTCGAAAAACAAATAACACAGACTCCTTTTTTGCAGGAATTTTCTTTTTTTTCATATGAATAATATTTTACAATTTTAAACATACAAAGATTATTAATTATCATATTTCCCAAACAAATATTTGGTTCAAATTATAGAGTAGATCCTATATTTAAGTGATACTCGTTCTTTGTTAAATCAAAAAGAAGGAAGTGATAATATATTTGTGGTAATCTTGGAACAAATAAAACATGCTTATCTATATGAGAAAGTATTATTTTATAATTATAATATGTATATTTTTCTTTTGTACCGTTCCTAAATAATTGGGGGTAATTAATCTTGACGGATTATTACAGTCAAGGAATAACCAAGCATATTGATTTCGCTCGATAACTTTCAGTTCATATCTTCAGTATTAACTCAATATTATAATCAGGTTGGTTGTAAAGTTGGAGGCAGCAGACTAATATAAAAAGACAAAGATTTATCCGACTATAAACAAGGTTTTAAATGACACGTTGAAATATCCTAAAGTGTCTAGTTTCGCAGAATATAATAAGTTAAATCTATAGTATACATTTTTTAAACAATCGATTTTGCCTAATATTTTTTATGTATCGCAATATTTTTCTTTGAACGTTATTTAGCCTAAACTCGATAGAGAAAAACTATTTTGATCATATAATTCATAATAATTATATTTTCATAGGATTAAATAATTGTTATACCCTATCAGAAAAAATAGTCGAAAATAATTACATTTTATGTTCATACAAACTAAAAAGCTGAAACAACCCTCAAAAAGCTAAGAGTGGAACAAAAGCTCTACCAGTTTTTAATCTTCTTTATAATAAGTTTTCTTTTTTAAATATTTAAACATACCTTTGTTTTCGATTTTGGTGTCATAATTCCAATAACTTACGGAAAAGTGATGAAAAGGGAATCAGGTGTAAATCCTGAACAGACCCGCTGCTGTAAGCTCTACTAAAATCTTTGAACAATACTCAAGCCACTGTTCAACAATGAATGGGAAGGACGATTCAAAGATGGAGTAAGTCAGAAGACCTGCCAAGATTATTATAATTTAAGGCTTTCGGGAAATAAAGCTGAAGAAGATGAAAAGCAGAATTCTGACCATAATTATTATGGTTGCTCTTTTTAATTTAATCGTTTATATTTTCCTGTTAAGTTATTTGATAATCCTTTAATCAGGTGGCTTAGATGTCGTCATTACGTGGGTTTAACCGAGTTGGGTTAATGTTTTCTTTTATATACTTTTGTTCCATAACGGGCTTCGCGCAAAGTAAACTAGATAGTATACAACATCTAAATGAGATAGTAGTCTCGGCTCGTAAAACTAGAGTAGATGTTATCCCTGTACAAGTACTATCGGGAGAATTATTACAAAATTTAAGTGCCCATTCTGTAGCTGATGCTTTGCGTTATTTTTCGGGTGTACAATTGAAAGACTATGGTGGTATTGGTGGTCTTAAGACTATAAATGTACGTAGTATGGGTAGCCAGCATGTAGGTGTATTCTATGATGGGATTGAAATAGCGAATCCTCAGAATGGAGTTGTAGACCTTGGACGATATTCACTTGATAATATTCAAGCTATCTCTTTACATAACGGACAAAAAAGCTCCATTTTTCAGCCGGCAAAAGATTACAGTTCTGCAAGTTCTATCTACATAGAAGCTAAAACTCCTCAGTTTGGATGCAACAAAAAATATAATCTGAAATTTACTTTCAAAACAGGAGCATTCGGACTGATTAATCCTTCTTTGTATTGGGAACAAAAGCTATCTGAGAAATTAAATTCATCGTTTAATATTGATTACACTAACTCGACAGGTAAATATAAGTTTCAATACAAAGTTCAAAATACTGTTGACAATAGAGGGGGATACGATACTACCGCTGTTCGAAAGAATGGAGACATTCAGATATTTAGAATTGAGCAAGCCTTCTTCGGAAAGTTAAAAGGAGGTGATTGGAAAAGTCGTATTTATTTCTATACTTCAGAACGGGGATACCCTGGAGCGATTGTGAAAGAAGAACCCGGAAGATTTAAGCATGAAGATAGACAAAAGGATCGGAATTTCTTTGTTCAATCAGCTTTAAATGAGAGATTTTCAGGCGTTTATGCAACAAAGATATCAGGGAAATATGCGTACGATTATTTGTATTATGAATCTGATACTTTAATTCAAAAGTTGAAAAATAAATATATGCTCCATGATGTTTATATTTCTTCAGCCAATCTATTTAATATCCTTCCTTCGTGGACAGCCAACATTTCTGCCGACTTTCAGTGGAATAAAATGAATGCCAATTTGGTGGAATTTATCTATCCGCAACGGTATTCTACTTGGGTAGCTGTAGCGACTTCTCTCGATCTGGATAGAGTAAAAATACAGGGTAGTTTACTCGGTACTGTTGTCCATGAATCTACCAAAGAAGATAAAAAAGACATTCAACGTGATTGGGATAAAATCACACCCACCTTGATGGCCTCATGGCAACCATGGAGTAGAGAGAACCTATTTTTAAGAGCCTTTTATAAAAATATATTTCGAATGCCGACCTTCACCGAGATGCATATGGCATATATGGGGACATTGTCTTCTTACCTCAAACCCGAATTTACCAAACAATATAATTTAGGGTTCGTATATTCAAAAAATATAAATTCATCATTTTTTCTAGAAGGACAAGTCGATGCCTATTACAACGAAGTTACAGACAAATTATTAGCTATCCCGGGCGGTGTAAATTTTCGTTGGACAATGAAAAATATTGGTCTTGTAAAGATAAAAGGAGTAGATGTTGCTTTAACATCTACTAACAAGATAGGAAAAGATCTAACTTTAGATACTCGGATAAATTATACTTACCAAAAAGCACAGGACTATACTCCAATGGTAGTAGAGAGTGATACCATTACCTATAAAGGACAAATAGCATATATTCCGACCCACAGTGCATCGGCCATATTAGGCGTCAATTATAAATCATGGAATTTATCATACAGTTTTATTTATACAGCTACTAGGTATACAGGTAGTGCCAATATTCCCCGTAATAGACTTGAGCCTTGGTACACTCACGATATGGCTATCGGTAAGTCTTTTGTGTGGAGGAAAAATAAATACAAAGCTACCATGGAAATTAATAATCTATTTAATCAGGCTTACGATGTAGTCTTGAATTACCCTATGCCAGGAACAAATTTCAAATTTATACTCAATATAACTATTTAAGAAAATTATGAAAAGAAGATTATTCAAATTAGGATTTCTAATTCTAATTGTAGGATTAACTCTTCTCTATTCATGTAGAGGAGATGATGAGGAACTGATTCCTCCCACAATAACACCGGTAGCTCCTGTTGATGAAACAACTGTTGTAGAAGGAGAAGAAGGTAATATAAAAGGATTTTATCTGTTGAATGAAGCCAATATGGGAAGTAATAAATCTTCCATTGATTACTTCGATCGTAAAACCGGTAAATATTGTCAAAATATTTATCCTTATCTAAATCCTAACATTGCCCATGAACTGGGAGATGTAGGTAACGATATCCAGATTTATGGGAATAAACTATATGCCGTAATCAATGTTTCAGGTTATGTGGAGGTGTTGGATGTAAATACTGCACGCCATATAGGTTCTCTCACTATACCCAACTGCCGTTACATCGTTTTCGACAAAGGTTATGCGTATATAAGTTCTTACAATGGACCTGTTAAGATAGAACCGGATACCCCACTAGGTTGTATCGTAAAGATAGACACTACCAACTTTAAGGAAGTTGGACGGGTTTCTGTAGGCTATCAACCCGAAGAAATGGTGATAAGAGATAATAAATTGTATGTCGCGAACTCGGGAGGTTACCGAGTTCCGAATTACGATAATACAGTGTCTGTTATTGATTTAGGTAAGTTCGAAGAAATAAAGAAGATAACAGTAGGGATTAATTTACATCGGTTGGAATTGGATAGTGATAATAATATCTATGTAAGCTCGCGAGGCGATTATAAATCTACGGCATCAAATACATATATCATCGGGAAAAACGATATGGTAAGCAAAACTTTAAACTTACCATGCTCTAATATGACCGCGATGGGCGATTCTATTTATATGTATAGTGTAGAATGGAGTCATATAACTCAAAAAAACACAATTACTTATGCTATTGTAAATACCAAAAGCCAAACAGTTGTATCTCGGAACTTCATTAAAGATGGAACTGAAAAGCAAATCGTAATTCCGTATGGTTTAGCTATTCATCCCGAAACCAAAGACATATATGTGACTGACGCTAAAGATTATATTAGTCCGGGAACGTTGTTCTGCTTTGACAAAACGGGTAACCGAAAATGGTCTGTGGTTACAGGAGAGATTCCGGCTCATATTGTGTTTACAAAACATAGGTTGAAAAGTTTAATTTTAGATTAATAAAAAAGTAAATGATGAAAAATAAAATTTTATTTCTTTTTTTACTATTGAGTGGTTATTACCTCTCATCATGTTCTGGTGATGATGATATAGTTCAAAACGATATAACTATTACATTCTCACAAAATGAGTATAAAGTTAGAAAAGGGAAAACATTAGAGATTGTACCGCAAGTAACCAATGCAACCAATCCTATTTATTCGTGGAAATTGAATGGGAAAATTATTTCGAATGATTTACAGTTAAATTTCAGTGACTATAGCGTTGGCGAATATTTTATCATATTTAGGGTTGACGATGAAATTGGATATAAAGAGTCGCAGATTAAAGTTACTGTAGCAGATAAAATATCACCCGAAATAGAAATGGTCTCCAGCTATATTGCATATGTGGGGCAACCAATAGAGCTGAAAGCAACAGCCAACTATGCAGAAAACGCAGAATATGTATGGAGAAAAAATGGTGAAATAGTATCGGAAGAACAAGTGTACTCTTTTGTAGAAGAAAATTTAGGTTCATTTGCCTTGACTGTTAAAGTAACTACTGAAGACGGTGTTGACATCAAAGCCCTAACAGTAGTCGTATTACCTGTACCCGAAGCAGAACTTTATTTCGATGATGGTCTATACCGAACCATAACCAATAAAAATAATCTACGCAAGATGACAGTCCCTCTTGGCAGAACTTTGGTGTTAGCTCCTGTTATTTGCCATATAGATAAACCTGCCGGCTTTAAGTGGACTGTTGATGGAGTTGCACAAAGTTCGACTACCGAGTTTTTAAAATTTACACCTACCGAAAAGAAAGCTTATTTGATAGAAGTAACAGAGACAGGAACATCAGTAAAGGCTCGAGTAGAGGTTACTTGTACTGAGCCTGAAAGCACTTATTTCAGAGCAATACAAACAGACAGTAAAGCTGTTGCGACTAAAGCTTTCAATTACATTCCTGCTCCGGGACAGTTTATTGACTTTCAATCTCAATATCAATCTCTAGCTCAGGTGTTACAGAAATTCCAAACTGCTGTGGATGCTAACTCTAATATGTTTCATATAGGAGCTTATGGTGGATATTTTGTAGTAGGATTTGACCATAGTGTGAAGAATGTTGCGAATAAAGCCGACTTGAGTATCAATGGAAACTCTTTTGTCGGTTGGAGCGAACCGGGAGTAGTTTGGGTTATGCAAGATTCGAATGGCAACGGATTACCCGATGATACATGGTACGAACTGAAAGGCAGTGAGTATGGAAAGAAAGACAACATACAACGCTATGCTGTTACTTATTACAAACCTACAGAAAAAAGAACTGATGTAATGTGGACAGACAATTTTGGAAATACAGGTTCGGTAGATATTAATGGATATCACTCTCAAGACTATTTCTTCCCAATGTTTATAAAAGAAAGTGCTTATACCTTGACTGGTACACGTGTGCCACCGACATTCTATATTGCCGAAGGTACAGGTTATGAATCGTCCAGAGACTTAGGATGGGGGTATGTGGACAATCACAATACAGACCCAACGAGACCCATTGGGGAGTTTTGGATAGAAGATGCTATTCATGCTGATGGAAGTCCTGCTAACCTCACTCATATAGATTTTGTAAAAGTACATACGGCTTCTGTAGGTAAAGGCTCTTTAGTTGGTGAAGTATCAACTGAGCCGGGTAATCCTGTTGATCTGAATTTTAATAACTAAAAGACTAATTAGATAATGAAAAGAATATACCATTATATCTGTCTGCTGATATTGTCTGTCATTTTATTACCTGCTTGTAGTGACGACAACAAAGAATTTGAAGGAAAAGACAATTATATAACTTCTTTCTCTCTGAGACTAGAGAATGAAACAGAATTGAATGGATTAATTGAAGGTAATAAGATTACCATTAATGCTTCTTCCAGTCAGTCTCTAGAGCGAGCTAAGGCTACTGTAAAACTCAGTGAGAATGCTAAAATATTTCCTAATCCCGAGGAGATAACCAACTGGGAAGAAGATATAGTATTTGCTGTAACTTCTTACAATGGTACTCGTTCTCAGTATAAATATACTGTAAACAGAACTGAGCAGGAACAAGCCGGTACTATTATACTCGCTACTCAGGCCGATGTAGATGCTTTTGGACAGAAAGGCATTACTTCGATTGCCGGAAATCTGATTCTGGGGCAAATCTCAGGTAAAGATTCCATCAAATCATTAAGTCCGTTGGCTGGTCTTACACAGATAGGCTATTCTCTAATTGTTTATCCTACTGTCGGTATGACTAATTTTGAAGGCTTAGAAAATCTGACTAAAGTAGGAGATCTTATTCAAATAGAATCTTCTTCAAGAGTGCAAAGCGTTTTGTTCCCTGCTTTAGAAATGGCAGGAGGAGTAGCTTTGAAAAACGATTCTTTAATAACCATTAGTTTTCCTAAGCTAAAGAATGTGTCTAAGTCTTTTGTTATTAACTCGGGGATGGGGCAGGTAATTCTTCCTAGTTTGGAAAGAGTGGGAGAAACATTCCGGTTAACAAATACTTTTTCCAATGTAAAAGCATTGATGCCTTCGGTTATATTACCGTATTTGAAAGAAGTAGGAAGCATCGAACTTTCTCGTCTGGAAAATGTAAAAAAAGTGGATTTTTCAGAATTGAAGACCATTGCTGATTTGAATCTTTACCCATTAGAAAAATTGATATATATAAATGCGCCTAAGTTGCAGATTATAACAGGTAAATTAACTACTTCAGCTACTAGTAAACTGAGCGAATTTAGCCTGCCGGAGTTGGAGGAGGTTAACGATATGATTGTAGAAGGAAAACAGATTACGACGGTTAATCTTCCTAAACTAAAGCGAGTAAAAGGAAAACTAAGTCTTAATTATGCCAAAATAAATGGACTGGCTAAAGGTTTTGAATCATTGGAAACGGTTGAAGGAGAACTTTATATGCTAGATCTAGCTATGAAAGACCTAATATTTCCTTCTTCGATAAAAAAGATTAATAGATTATCAATCTATAACTATCTTTCTACACCTCTTACCAAAATAAACATCAAAGGTATGAATATAAAGGAATTGGCAGTAATGGCTTCGGCTGTTGATGGTGTTGAAATTATCGGAGATGATGTATTTAACGGAACATTAAGTATTCTGCCGGATAATGCTAAATCTTACACTCTTAAATTCCCAAAGCTACAAGGATTTTCCGAAGTAGATTCTCTGAGCCTCGGATCTTATATTTCTAATATAGATGTATTAAATATAAAAGGAATAAAAAAAATAAAGAAAGGACTTACTATTCCTAATAATAATTTACAGGATTTTTCTATATCAGATCTGGAAGAAGTTGGAGGAAACTTCACCATAAATCACCTGAATAATATTGTAGACCCTTCTGTAATTCAGATTAACATATCGGATCTTAAAAATGTTGGAGGAAATTTTAACGTAACCATTGATTCAAGGTCTGTCCGAACATTGAATGTTCCTAAGTTAGAATCAGTAGGAAGAGACTTCACCATTGGCACAGGCTACATGTCTACTTCATCATGGAGTCCTAGCTGCCATCTGAGATATCTGCTATTTCCTAAATTAACTAGTATAGAAGGAAAGATGAGTCTGGTGCCATACAAGGATGATGCTAGTAAGGTAAACGAGGAGCTAACAGATTTGAATGGTTTCTCAGCATTGAAAAAAGTAAGTGGTATAGAAATTAAAGCTCAAGCAGCTTTAGTCTCATATGCTGGCTTGAAGAATGCACTATCTACACTTACTGCAGGACAATGGATTGTCGAGAGAAATGGCTACAATCCAACATACGACCAACTTAAATCTGGTGCTTGGACAAAACCATAAACTATAAGATGGAATATTTAAGTAAGTGTTCTTTAAACTTAGTTTTAGAATTATAAACAAAAAAACAATGAAAATAAATAATCTGATATTTATATTACTCCTATTCGCTTTGGTGACAGCCGGATGTAGCGACGACAGAGACTTCAATGGAGGTGATAATTATATAACATCTTTTCGGTTGGAAAAAGATGGAATCTCTTTCAATGGGTCAATATCGACTATAAACAATGAAATAGTTGTTACAGTTCCTGAAAATATATTGCTTAATAATGCTACTGTAAATATTACAATTAGTGAAAATGCAACAATTAGTCCCAATCCTTCTTCTATAAAAGATTGGACAGCTGAGCAAACATTCGTCGTTAAAGGGTACAACGGAACAGAAAGAAGCTATAAGTATAAATTAGAGCGTGGTGTCGTTTCACGCGACGGCGATATAACATTGCTTACTCAGGAAGATGTGAATGCTTTTGCAGACATGGGGCTGACAGAGATAAATGGTAATATAACGATCGGTGCTGCTAGTGGCTCAGACTCAATACATACATTGGCTCCATTCTCTAAATTAACAAGCATCAAGTTTGGATTAACGATCAATCCGACTTATGCAGGGAAGAATCTGGATGATTTGAAAAATCTAAAAAAACTTGGCTCTCTGAAAGTTGTAGAGTTGAATAATACTTTAGAGGAAATAAATTTACCTCAATTAGAATACATCGTTACGGGGATCAATATTGATTTGCCAAAAAGATTACAAAAAATACTATTACCTGAATTAAAGCATGTGGATAGAGGTATATACATCAGCAAGGCAGAGGTCTTGAAAATGCTTGATTTAGGAAAACTAGAAACTGTCATAGAAGATTTTACTTTAGATGGCGGATGGGGTACAAATGTATTGGATGAGTTTAAAATTGGATCATTGAAGAGTGTGGGTGGTTCTTTTAAGGTATCAAATTGGCAAGAACTAAAATCTTTATCTATGCCTAATTTGGAAAATATTTACAAATTAGAATTGAGTAGCTTAAAAAAAGTAGAAAAAATAGATTTATCATATTTAAAAACTATAAAATCAGACTTTCAGATATCTAATAACGACCTGCTTACCAATCTTAATGTGTCTTCTTTGGCGACTATCGGTGGCGACTTTAATCTCAACTATCTTCCGTCGATTCCATCTTTCGACGGATTTAAATCTCTATCCTCAGTAGATGGTAAATTTACCCTTTCTAATCTGGATAAATTGAAAGATACTAAAGGTTTTAAAAGTTTGAAATCAGTCGGAAAACAATTTGATATATCTTATA contains:
- a CDS encoding TonB-dependent receptor plug domain-containing protein — protein: MFSFIYFCSITGFAQSKLDSIQHLNEIVVSARKTRVDVIPVQVLSGELLQNLSAHSVADALRYFSGVQLKDYGGIGGLKTINVRSMGSQHVGVFYDGIEIANPQNGVVDLGRYSLDNIQAISLHNGQKSSIFQPAKDYSSASSIYIEAKTPQFGCNKKYNLKFTFKTGAFGLINPSLYWEQKLSEKLNSSFNIDYTNSTGKYKFQYKVQNTVDNRGGYDTTAVRKNGDIQIFRIEQAFFGKLKGGDWKSRIYFYTSERGYPGAIVKEEPGRFKHEDRQKDRNFFVQSALNERFSGVYATKISGKYAYDYLYYESDTLIQKLKNKYMLHDVYISSANLFNILPSWTANISADFQWNKMNANLVEFIYPQRYSTWVAVATSLDLDRVKIQGSLLGTVVHESTKEDKKDIQRDWDKITPTLMASWQPWSRENLFLRAFYKNIFRMPTFTEMHMAYMGTLSSYLKPEFTKQYNLGFVYSKNINSSFFLEGQVDAYYNEVTDKLLAIPGGVNFRWTMKNIGLVKIKGVDVALTSTNKIGKDLTLDTRINYTYQKAQDYTPMVVESDTITYKGQIAYIPTHSASAILGVNYKSWNLSYSFIYTATRYTGSANIPRNRLEPWYTHDMAIGKSFVWRKNKYKATMEINNLFNQAYDVVLNYPMPGTNFKFILNITI
- a CDS encoding YncE family protein; translated protein: MKRRLFKLGFLILIVGLTLLYSCRGDDEELIPPTITPVAPVDETTVVEGEEGNIKGFYLLNEANMGSNKSSIDYFDRKTGKYCQNIYPYLNPNIAHELGDVGNDIQIYGNKLYAVINVSGYVEVLDVNTARHIGSLTIPNCRYIVFDKGYAYISSYNGPVKIEPDTPLGCIVKIDTTNFKEVGRVSVGYQPEEMVIRDNKLYVANSGGYRVPNYDNTVSVIDLGKFEEIKKITVGINLHRLELDSDNNIYVSSRGDYKSTASNTYIIGKNDMVSKTLNLPCSNMTAMGDSIYMYSVEWSHITQKNTITYAIVNTKSQTVVSRNFIKDGTEKQIVIPYGLAIHPETKDIYVTDAKDYISPGTLFCFDKTGNRKWSVVTGEIPAHIVFTKHRLKSLILD
- a CDS encoding PKD-like domain-containing protein yields the protein MMKNKILFLFLLLSGYYLSSCSGDDDIVQNDITITFSQNEYKVRKGKTLEIVPQVTNATNPIYSWKLNGKIISNDLQLNFSDYSVGEYFIIFRVDDEIGYKESQIKVTVADKISPEIEMVSSYIAYVGQPIELKATANYAENAEYVWRKNGEIVSEEQVYSFVEENLGSFALTVKVTTEDGVDIKALTVVVLPVPEAELYFDDGLYRTITNKNNLRKMTVPLGRTLVLAPVICHIDKPAGFKWTVDGVAQSSTTEFLKFTPTEKKAYLIEVTETGTSVKARVEVTCTEPESTYFRAIQTDSKAVATKAFNYIPAPGQFIDFQSQYQSLAQVLQKFQTAVDANSNMFHIGAYGGYFVVGFDHSVKNVANKADLSINGNSFVGWSEPGVVWVMQDSNGNGLPDDTWYELKGSEYGKKDNIQRYAVTYYKPTEKRTDVMWTDNFGNTGSVDINGYHSQDYFFPMFIKESAYTLTGTRVPPTFYIAEGTGYESSRDLGWGYVDNHNTDPTRPIGEFWIEDAIHADGSPANLTHIDFVKVHTASVGKGSLVGEVSTEPGNPVDLNFNN